One Patescibacteria group bacterium DNA segment encodes these proteins:
- a CDS encoding type IV secretion system DNA-binding domain-containing protein has protein sequence MTVEEHLTQEFYRWEIRGRGWQVWDAPVVVEPPFRPFFGHTLPPRQGQRDDGRKHTRLSRWVERLRGSSARANEAGHLQSEVDDEPLPLEDRLGDEIVEHTITLPGDLKVTKERAERFLLALSPVEHPVSFELTGRSGEVRVTLACRASDSADIRRALGAYFPETGIVPATESLRDLWSCADDGHGLVVDFGLSREFMLPLKIAKDFDVDPLISVVAALGDLRDNEVGLVQVLSQATRNPWAPSVLRAVTDGDGDSFFADAPEILSQAAEKIAHPFFAAVVRVAARCPDRERAWSLVRTLGGSLGQFANPGGNELIPLSNDDYPDDLHEEDLLARRTHRSGMLLSSDEVVSLVHLPSVSVRSESLAREARTTRAAAGASRKGVVLGENTHRGKTRTVTIDPDLRMRHTYVVGASGTGKSTLLLRMILQDIENGDGVGVLDPHGDLIDEVLARIPEKRFSDVAILDPSDEEYPVGFNVLEAHSEVEKNLLSSDLVAIFRRFATSWGDQMTSILGNAILAFLESDAGGSLLDLRKFLVDPAFRKEFLASVRDAEVVYYFEKEYPLLKGNPSASILTRLDAFLRPKLIRLMVGQRRGTLDLRSLMDSRKIFLAKLSQGIIGHENAHLLGALLVSKFHQAALSRQQLAESERPDFHLYIDEFQNFATPSVAALLAEARKYHLGLVLAHQDTRQLQDQDGRLSSAVLTNPATRICFRVGDQDARLLAHGFSSFDANDLQSLAVGEAICRLERSDQDFNLRTFPIEAVDPSEARSRVDEIVRLSRESYARPREAVEPGLGVKRAATDVEQPRPTTIDTPIAAMEPVVAEHPVPATSCLPPRATPPPSRRPPAATTSPAAPASGRGGAEHKYLQHLIKRLAEDRGWKATIEKDVLDGAGRVDVALSRDGKRIACEISISTNPEHELANIQKCLAAGFDRVIAVAREKSALRDLSRAVQSSLASESLARVTVCSPEGLIVHLDTEEAEAGTPATVRGYKVRVNYRAPTASDSRARVEAVSRILAKGARRVRRATDVL, from the coding sequence GTGACGGTCGAGGAGCATCTCACCCAGGAGTTCTACCGCTGGGAGATCCGCGGTCGGGGTTGGCAGGTGTGGGATGCGCCGGTCGTCGTCGAGCCTCCGTTCCGGCCGTTCTTCGGCCACACGCTGCCTCCACGACAGGGCCAGCGCGACGATGGACGCAAGCACACGCGCTTGAGCCGCTGGGTGGAGCGCCTTCGCGGGTCGAGCGCTCGGGCGAACGAGGCCGGGCACCTCCAAAGCGAGGTCGATGACGAACCGCTTCCCCTCGAAGATCGGCTCGGTGATGAGATCGTCGAGCACACGATCACGCTGCCCGGCGATCTGAAGGTCACCAAGGAGCGCGCCGAGCGGTTTCTGTTGGCGCTCTCGCCGGTCGAGCACCCGGTCTCCTTCGAGCTAACTGGCCGATCGGGCGAGGTGCGAGTCACGCTCGCGTGTCGTGCGTCCGACTCCGCGGATATCCGGCGTGCGCTCGGTGCCTACTTCCCCGAGACGGGCATCGTTCCAGCGACCGAGTCGCTTCGCGATCTCTGGAGCTGCGCGGATGACGGGCACGGCCTCGTGGTCGACTTCGGGCTGTCGCGTGAGTTCATGCTCCCGCTCAAGATTGCCAAGGACTTCGACGTCGATCCTCTGATCTCGGTGGTGGCAGCACTCGGGGACCTTCGCGACAATGAGGTCGGTCTCGTACAGGTGCTCTCGCAGGCGACACGCAACCCGTGGGCGCCGAGCGTTCTTCGCGCGGTCACGGATGGTGATGGGGATAGCTTCTTTGCCGACGCTCCCGAGATTTTATCGCAGGCAGCCGAGAAAATCGCGCATCCTTTCTTCGCTGCTGTGGTGCGTGTCGCCGCACGCTGCCCCGATCGTGAACGCGCATGGTCATTGGTCAGGACGCTCGGCGGAAGCCTTGGGCAGTTTGCGAACCCCGGCGGCAATGAGCTGATCCCGCTTTCCAACGACGACTATCCGGACGACCTTCACGAGGAAGATCTCCTCGCTCGGCGCACGCACCGGTCAGGCATGCTCCTTTCGAGTGATGAAGTCGTCTCGCTCGTCCACCTTCCGTCGGTGTCCGTGCGCTCCGAGAGCCTCGCTCGGGAAGCACGGACCACGAGAGCGGCGGCCGGAGCTTCGCGGAAGGGCGTTGTCCTTGGCGAGAACACGCATCGCGGGAAGACCAGGACGGTCACGATCGATCCTGATCTCCGGATGCGCCACACCTACGTGGTCGGGGCATCAGGGACCGGAAAATCCACGCTGCTCCTCCGGATGATCCTGCAGGACATCGAGAACGGCGACGGCGTCGGGGTGCTCGACCCGCACGGAGACCTCATCGACGAAGTGCTTGCTCGGATTCCCGAGAAACGGTTCTCGGACGTTGCGATCCTCGATCCGTCCGATGAGGAGTACCCGGTCGGGTTCAACGTGCTCGAAGCGCACTCCGAGGTCGAGAAGAACCTTTTGTCCTCTGATCTCGTCGCGATCTTCCGGAGATTCGCGACATCCTGGGGGGACCAGATGACGTCCATCTTGGGGAACGCGATCCTCGCGTTCCTCGAGAGTGACGCCGGCGGGTCGCTCCTCGATCTCCGGAAGTTCCTCGTCGATCCGGCATTCCGGAAGGAGTTCCTTGCGAGCGTCCGGGACGCGGAGGTCGTCTACTACTTCGAAAAGGAGTACCCGCTCCTCAAAGGCAATCCGTCGGCCTCGATCTTGACGCGACTCGATGCGTTCCTGCGCCCGAAGCTCATCCGGCTCATGGTCGGTCAGCGCCGAGGCACGCTCGACCTCCGGTCACTCATGGACAGCCGGAAGATCTTCCTCGCCAAGCTCTCGCAGGGCATCATCGGACACGAAAACGCGCACCTCTTGGGTGCGCTTCTTGTCTCCAAATTCCATCAGGCTGCGCTCTCGCGCCAGCAGCTCGCCGAGAGCGAGCGGCCCGACTTCCACCTCTATATCGACGAGTTCCAGAACTTTGCCACCCCGTCGGTAGCCGCTCTCCTTGCCGAAGCTCGCAAGTACCATCTCGGTCTGGTGCTCGCGCACCAAGACACGCGGCAACTCCAAGACCAGGACGGACGGCTTTCGAGTGCTGTGCTCACCAACCCCGCCACCCGGATCTGCTTTCGCGTCGGCGATCAGGACGCGCGGCTGCTTGCGCACGGATTCTCTTCGTTCGATGCCAACGATCTCCAGTCCCTCGCCGTGGGCGAGGCGATTTGCCGGCTTGAGCGCAGTGACCAGGACTTCAACTTGCGAACGTTCCCGATCGAGGCGGTCGATCCCTCCGAGGCTCGGTCCCGGGTGGACGAGATTGTCCGGCTTTCGCGCGAGAGCTACGCGAGGCCGCGAGAAGCGGTCGAGCCGGGGCTCGGAGTCAAACGTGCGGCTACCGACGTTGAGCAGCCGCGGCCAACGACGATCGACACCCCGATCGCGGCTATGGAGCCAGTAGTGGCGGAGCACCCCGTCCCTGCAACCTCTTGCCTACCGCCAAGGGCAACACCGCCGCCATCGCGACGTCCGCCTGCAGCGACGACGTCACCCGCCGCACCGGCGTCCGGCAGAGGCGGAGCCGAACACAAGTACCTCCAACACCTCATCAAGCGACTTGCCGAGGACCGCGGCTGGAAGGCGACCATCGAGAAAGACGTCCTCGATGGCGCGGGCCGAGTCGACGTAGCGCTCTCGCGTGACGGAAAGCGCATCGCCTGCGAGATCTCAATCTCGACCAACCCCGAGCATGAGCTTGCGAACATCCAGAAGTGCCTTGCCGCCGGCTTCGACCGAGTGATCGCCGTCGCGCGAGAGAAGTCGGCGCTGCGTGACCTTTCACGAGCAGTCCAGTCGTCGCTTGCGTCAGAGAGCCTAGCCCGCGTCACCGTCTGCTCGCCGGAAGGGCTGATAGTGCATCTCGACACCGAGGAGGCGGAAGCCGGTACACCAGCGACCGTTCGCGGCTACAAAGTGCGCGTCAACTACCGGGCACCCACCGCGAGCGACTCCCGCGCCAGGGTAGAGGCCGTGTCGCGCATACTTGCAAAGGGCGCTCGACGTGTCCGCAGGGCCACGGACGTTCTGTAG
- a CDS encoding 6-bladed beta-propeller produces MNRLALLATAIVVVTVAVLLLVIGRAAADPMLEITSPAPGEQFQRGDIVSVLVDTHGVTFDGLVATVPGGAGRASGGSGMIQLPLPADVVGPVTLRIAGRVGTTVLRDSVEILVLPDFDYGSAIEVPELMAVRPAEEESLSLHAYVEGVDIDVTGLQESLIETAHPSVATVRREESQGKTRFVITGIDYGVASLLVYLPGGTQRIIRLEVGLPRFRGDLTDDTRIDAKDEKIIRDALGRPANPEDPRDLNGNGVIDKGDIDVLKGLLSCGSASDKSLVMGGGSAKTDCFGEFSLAGELLLDSRKCVPKSKQPCTDGAACDLDGAADGACTFNTRLIFNHQDLRLPACVSPGIASYELLKPSEKDSEKNADDAMNRMGLLDALAGVGALPFIGSLYTSDVDLRVRLKSSRNGPKKASRAFKLRTVGIDGQKDTDTIVLVCLPPALASPSPTPVPTNTPSPVSTDTGFLLGGSQTGGWVDGQNLFADDDLDAVGMKVGSVRPTHQVGGFGFSLPSDATVTGIEVQIEGHVGVGNYFDDIFTDLSYDGGSSFIPAYMVNPDPEGGGECVSTTPGTPNCRGSGLSGGRGTWTIGGSTDTWGRSWSPGEISDLNFRVRMWCWARGTTPTNTCRADYVQARVFYTTPPPSPTPTPTATAGCQYTFVTKWGTLGSGDGQLNGAYHLAVDAADNVYVTERENFRVQKFTSDGVFLGSWGSYGAGDGQFDTPSGVATDGTHVYVTDRLNHRIHKFTTAGTFVLVWGTRGTGDGQFDQPTGVALDTSGKVYVADRNNHRIQIFDGNGGFVGKIGTVGSLDGELLQPRAVAVDATGNLYVADTGNNRIQKFSSGGFFLTKWGGPGGSGVGELMGPEDVRIDGGNVYVADTTNRRIQKFSQSGTFIGQWGMSGSGGGEFRGPTGVAVDSASNVYVADIDRIQKFACITPSPTATPSPTPTAALPVPAINNFTPSSVTLNTGAVDLSFTGQNFSTGILYLLWGASDPPGLGSLRATPASSTLATYHVDSFGEGSGVGFPERPGTYFVQLYNPVPSFSNGQRSNTVQFAVYQPSPVISSITGTCRAGQTCNLFNGYDVRVNGSGFVFGDSDNQGALSLQWDVNGTPIPRPDLNTRPVGTIGQLTVGGSVIVTAGTYTLRVCNYRTASGTVCASGPLTVVP; encoded by the coding sequence ATGAATCGGTTGGCATTACTAGCGACTGCGATCGTCGTGGTTACGGTTGCGGTCTTGCTCCTCGTGATTGGGCGAGCCGCGGCTGACCCAATGCTCGAAATCACTAGCCCCGCACCTGGCGAGCAATTCCAGCGGGGCGACATTGTGAGTGTGCTGGTAGATACGCACGGGGTGACCTTCGATGGGCTAGTCGCGACGGTACCCGGCGGGGCGGGCCGGGCCTCAGGTGGTTCCGGAATGATCCAGCTCCCGCTACCTGCAGACGTCGTCGGGCCCGTTACACTGAGGATTGCCGGACGAGTTGGCACGACGGTGTTACGCGATAGCGTCGAGATATTAGTGCTTCCCGATTTCGACTATGGGTCTGCAATTGAGGTGCCGGAGCTGATGGCGGTCCGCCCAGCCGAGGAAGAGAGTCTTTCCCTTCATGCCTACGTCGAAGGTGTCGACATTGATGTAACTGGCCTACAGGAAAGCCTCATCGAGACCGCTCACCCGAGCGTTGCCACAGTGCGACGTGAGGAAAGCCAAGGCAAGACCCGGTTTGTAATTACAGGTATTGATTACGGGGTCGCCAGCCTCCTCGTATATCTCCCGGGTGGTACTCAACGAATTATTCGGCTGGAAGTCGGCCTGCCGCGGTTCCGTGGTGACTTGACCGATGATACCCGTATTGATGCGAAAGATGAGAAAATCATCCGCGACGCCCTCGGCCGCCCTGCAAACCCCGAAGATCCGCGAGACTTGAACGGCAACGGCGTCATCGACAAGGGCGACATTGATGTCTTGAAAGGACTCCTTTCGTGCGGTTCTGCCTCTGACAAGTCACTCGTGATGGGCGGCGGCTCTGCCAAGACCGACTGCTTCGGCGAGTTTTCTCTTGCGGGTGAGCTACTACTCGACTCACGCAAGTGTGTGCCAAAGTCGAAGCAGCCCTGCACTGACGGTGCCGCGTGCGATCTCGATGGCGCGGCTGATGGCGCCTGCACCTTCAACACGCGGCTGATCTTCAACCACCAGGACCTACGGCTACCCGCATGCGTGTCTCCGGGCATCGCGTCCTACGAACTCTTGAAACCAAGCGAGAAGGATTCGGAGAAGAACGCGGACGACGCCATGAACCGGATGGGGCTCCTCGATGCTCTTGCAGGTGTTGGTGCCCTGCCCTTCATCGGCTCACTCTACACGAGCGATGTCGATCTTCGGGTACGCTTGAAGTCGAGCCGGAACGGTCCCAAGAAAGCATCGCGGGCCTTCAAGCTCCGCACGGTTGGGATTGATGGCCAGAAGGATACGGACACCATCGTCCTTGTGTGCCTACCTCCCGCTCTCGCCAGTCCCAGCCCAACGCCAGTTCCAACAAACACGCCAAGCCCGGTCTCAACTGACACGGGTTTTCTCTTGGGCGGCAGTCAGACGGGTGGTTGGGTCGACGGCCAGAACCTCTTCGCCGACGATGATCTCGATGCAGTCGGCATGAAGGTTGGCAGCGTGCGGCCAACTCACCAAGTAGGCGGATTCGGCTTCTCACTCCCCTCTGATGCAACCGTCACCGGTATCGAGGTTCAGATTGAAGGACACGTAGGCGTAGGTAACTACTTCGACGACATCTTCACTGATCTGTCGTACGACGGCGGTAGCTCGTTCATTCCGGCTTACATGGTGAATCCTGATCCGGAAGGCGGCGGCGAATGTGTGAGCACCACACCTGGGACGCCCAACTGCCGAGGGAGTGGTCTCTCTGGTGGTCGTGGCACCTGGACGATCGGTGGGTCAACCGACACCTGGGGACGAAGCTGGTCGCCGGGAGAGATTTCGGACTTGAACTTCCGCGTACGGATGTGGTGCTGGGCTCGTGGCACGACGCCTACCAACACCTGCCGTGCGGACTATGTGCAGGCACGGGTCTTCTACACGACACCTCCTCCTTCTCCGACGCCGACCCCAACAGCGACCGCTGGGTGCCAGTACACATTTGTGACCAAGTGGGGAACTCTTGGTTCTGGGGATGGGCAGCTCAACGGCGCCTACCATCTCGCCGTTGACGCCGCCGACAACGTGTATGTCACCGAGAGGGAGAACTTTCGCGTACAGAAATTCACGAGCGACGGGGTCTTTCTTGGTAGTTGGGGAAGCTACGGCGCGGGTGACGGACAGTTCGACACGCCTTCGGGCGTCGCTACTGATGGCACGCATGTGTATGTCACCGATAGGCTGAATCACCGCATTCACAAGTTCACGACTGCCGGTACATTCGTGCTCGTATGGGGTACGCGGGGTACCGGCGATGGGCAATTCGATCAGCCCACGGGTGTCGCTCTCGATACTAGCGGTAAGGTCTATGTAGCTGATCGAAACAATCATAGAATCCAAATATTTGATGGTAACGGCGGCTTCGTGGGGAAGATCGGGACTGTCGGAAGTCTCGACGGCGAGCTGTTGCAACCACGCGCCGTAGCGGTGGATGCAACAGGCAACCTGTACGTTGCCGATACGGGGAACAATCGCATCCAGAAATTTAGTTCAGGTGGATTTTTTCTCACGAAGTGGGGAGGACCTGGGGGCAGTGGTGTCGGCGAACTCATGGGGCCGGAGGATGTACGGATCGATGGTGGTAACGTGTACGTCGCCGACACTACCAACCGTCGCATCCAGAAGTTCAGCCAGAGCGGCACATTCATCGGTCAATGGGGGATGTCTGGCTCTGGCGGCGGTGAGTTCAGGGGACCGACCGGCGTGGCCGTTGACTCTGCCAGCAATGTCTATGTCGCAGATATCGATCGGATCCAGAAATTCGCCTGCATCACTCCAAGCCCAACAGCGACCCCTTCACCGACACCGACCGCCGCGCTCCCCGTGCCAGCAATCAATAACTTCACGCCTTCATCTGTGACGCTCAATACGGGGGCTGTCGATCTTTCATTCACGGGTCAGAACTTCAGTACCGGGATCCTGTATCTCTTGTGGGGTGCTTCTGATCCGCCAGGGCTTGGGAGCCTTCGAGCAACACCTGCGAGCAGCACACTCGCGACCTACCATGTCGATTCGTTCGGTGAGGGCTCCGGCGTCGGATTCCCGGAGAGGCCAGGAACCTACTTTGTCCAGCTCTATAACCCCGTGCCCAGTTTCTCCAACGGCCAGCGGAGCAACACCGTCCAGTTCGCGGTCTATCAACCATCGCCCGTCATCTCATCGATCACGGGTACCTGCCGTGCCGGCCAGACATGCAATCTCTTCAATGGCTATGATGTCCGCGTGAACGGGAGCGGGTTCGTATTCGGAGACTCGGACAACCAGGGTGCCTTAAGCCTGCAGTGGGATGTGAACGGCACACCGATACCGCGACCCGATCTGAACACACGCCCCGTCGGTACGATCGGCCAGTTGACCGTTGGCGGTTCCGTGATCGTGACCGCGGGGACGTACACCCTCCGCGTTTGCAACTACCGCACGGCATCGGGGACAGTCTGCGCCAGCGGCCCGCTGACCGTCGTGCCGTAA
- a CDS encoding DUF6573 family protein: protein MEKFFSDADVVHRYTRGQAIEDGVLVDMTEWASTREMMGGFRIPVAMTAAVWALVQAPADSHEDTRGRAHDVLWMSSLAARKRPDDSSVSFSVLIDAEVVEMILHVGPGDEGEPVATIMLPGED, encoded by the coding sequence ATGGAAAAGTTCTTTTCGGACGCCGATGTCGTCCACCGCTACACGCGCGGTCAGGCGATCGAGGATGGCGTGCTCGTCGACATGACCGAGTGGGCAAGCACCCGCGAGATGATGGGTGGATTCCGGATTCCGGTCGCCATGACGGCCGCCGTCTGGGCTCTCGTCCAAGCGCCCGCGGACAGTCACGAGGACACCCGCGGCAGAGCCCACGACGTTCTGTGGATGTCCTCACTCGCCGCCCGCAAACGGCCCGACGACAGCTCTGTCTCGTTCTCGGTCCTCATCGACGCCGAGGTTGTGGAGATGATCCTCCATGTCGGACCTGGCGATGAAGGCGAACCGGTCGCCACGATCATGCTCCCCGGGGAGGATTGA
- a CDS encoding TraM recognition domain-containing protein translates to MLGKTGTGKSTLLETLMRDDLRAGYGFALVDPHGDLVERVLGAVPDERKGDVIYFDVPDRSRTLSFNPLGGVPFEKRSLAASAMLEVFRKLWADSWGPRLEHILRNALLALLDQEKPVLADVLRLLSDDDYRRGVGQRVENPQVRSFWLREFPGYPDRFRAEAIAPIQNKVGAFLANPLLYGILNGKGEGLDLRRVMDEGKILLVNLAKGKIGEDTANLLGSLLVSSIGNAAFGRAEIPETERRHFWVYLDEFQNFTTLSLANMLSELRKYRVGLVLAHQYLSQLAPEIRDAIIGNVGTIISFRIGLADAEIVAREFYPEISEGDLVYLPNHEIYLKLMTLGIQTHPFSAETLAPRDIA, encoded by the coding sequence ATGCTTGGCAAGACGGGAACCGGAAAGTCGACGCTCCTTGAAACCTTGATGCGGGATGATCTTCGTGCAGGCTACGGCTTCGCCCTGGTCGATCCCCACGGAGATCTGGTCGAGCGCGTGCTCGGCGCGGTCCCCGACGAGCGCAAGGGCGATGTCATCTACTTCGACGTGCCTGACCGATCGCGGACCCTCTCCTTCAACCCGCTCGGCGGGGTTCCCTTCGAGAAGAGGTCACTTGCCGCCTCCGCGATGCTCGAGGTGTTCCGAAAGCTGTGGGCTGACTCCTGGGGACCGCGCCTCGAGCACATCCTGCGGAATGCGCTCTTGGCGCTTCTCGACCAGGAGAAGCCGGTGCTCGCGGATGTCCTTCGCCTGCTCTCGGACGACGACTACCGGCGAGGCGTCGGACAACGAGTCGAGAACCCGCAGGTCCGGTCCTTCTGGCTGCGGGAATTTCCGGGGTATCCGGATCGGTTTCGCGCCGAGGCGATCGCACCAATCCAAAACAAGGTGGGGGCGTTCCTTGCCAACCCCCTCCTCTACGGGATCTTGAACGGCAAGGGAGAAGGCCTCGATCTTCGGCGCGTCATGGACGAGGGCAAGATCCTGCTGGTCAACCTCGCCAAGGGGAAGATCGGCGAGGACACCGCGAACCTCTTGGGATCGCTACTTGTCTCGTCGATCGGCAACGCCGCCTTCGGCCGAGCGGAGATCCCGGAGACCGAGCGGCGACACTTCTGGGTCTACCTCGACGAGTTCCAGAACTTCACGACCCTCTCGCTCGCGAACATGCTCTCGGAGCTCCGCAAGTACCGCGTGGGGTTGGTGCTCGCGCACCAGTACCTCTCGCAGTTGGCACCGGAGATCCGCGACGCGATCATCGGCAACGTCGGCACGATCATCTCGTTTCGGATCGGCTTGGCCGATGCCGAGATCGTCGCGCGCGAGTTCTACCCCGAGATCTCGGAGGGCGATCTCGTCTACCTGCCGAACCACGAGATCTACCTGAAGCTCATGACCCTCGGCATCCAGACGCACCCATTCAGCGCGGAGACGCTGGCACCTCGCGACATCGCTTGA
- a CDS encoding type II toxin-antitoxin system HicB family antitoxin, with translation MESTQILKKGGGIVKSYVFPVVVEPDADAWRAYVPALEARGAATWGKTKDEALRNIEEVAQMVLESLLEDGEALPADVKVLDEPVVAVTIG, from the coding sequence ATGGAATCAACCCAGATCCTCAAGAAAGGAGGTGGAATCGTGAAGTCGTATGTCTTCCCGGTCGTCGTTGAGCCGGACGCTGACGCTTGGCGCGCCTACGTCCCCGCCCTCGAGGCGAGGGGTGCCGCCACGTGGGGCAAGACCAAGGACGAGGCGCTCCGCAATATCGAGGAGGTTGCCCAGATGGTTCTCGAGAGCCTTCTCGAGGACGGCGAGGCCTTGCCAGCAGACGTCAAGGTACTGGATGAACCCGTGGTGGCCGTCACCATCGGATGA
- a CDS encoding NUDIX domain-containing protein, with protein MKLEHAHFPIREDGPPLIEVHVAGVCVRQDAGRWKVLGAKRSRERSLFPGHWECGGGSVLPGESFEAAIKRQIFEELGLAIEPRQILEAYSIHVPTEQRVIPGIRFLCLANKGAVKLNFREFSSFRWFDLPLRQSVPWIPGIKEVLDRVGEDLGTTKLPPARVEKSPVGFVQPSRSTDTRHK; from the coding sequence GTGAAGCTTGAGCACGCACACTTTCCCATCCGCGAGGATGGCCCACCCCTCATCGAGGTACACGTCGCGGGCGTCTGCGTTCGCCAGGATGCGGGACGCTGGAAGGTACTCGGGGCGAAACGCTCACGGGAACGATCTCTCTTTCCGGGCCACTGGGAATGTGGCGGTGGTTCGGTGCTCCCCGGAGAGAGCTTCGAAGCTGCCATCAAGCGGCAGATCTTCGAAGAACTCGGACTCGCCATTGAGCCGAGACAGATTCTCGAGGCGTACTCAATCCACGTGCCTACCGAACAGCGAGTCATCCCCGGCATCCGCTTTCTCTGCCTCGCCAACAAGGGAGCAGTGAAGCTAAATTTCCGAGAGTTCTCGTCCTTCCGTTGGTTCGATCTCCCGCTCCGTCAAAGCGTCCCATGGATTCCCGGGATCAAGGAAGTCCTCGACCGCGTTGGCGAAGATCTCGGGACGACAAAACTGCCACCAGCCCGCGTCGAGAAGAGTCCTGTCGGCTTCGTCCAACCCTCCCGATCGACCGATACCCGCCACAAGTAG
- a CDS encoding YraN family protein: MPQYSEKRRIGNIAEDVSVVFLVKSGHMVLDRNYLKKWGELDIVSVDRSDTIHFIEVKSKTIGFSREMNIDNTQNLVSRQVSQKSFTANTFKIELSRESIDEESDGYRPEDNVHYFKQKRMMRAIESYIMENESKMGDREWQIDVLAVALDFSRETAIMRHIENVIFDI, from the coding sequence ATGCCTCAATATAGCGAAAAGCGTCGTATAGGGAACATTGCCGAAGACGTATCGGTGGTGTTTCTTGTGAAAAGCGGTCATATGGTTTTAGATAGAAACTATCTAAAGAAGTGGGGCGAACTCGATATTGTATCGGTTGACCGATCCGATACTATCCATTTTATAGAGGTTAAGTCTAAAACTATCGGCTTTTCACGTGAAATGAATATAGATAATACTCAAAATTTAGTTTCACGACAAGTTTCACAAAAAAGTTTCACAGCAAATACATTTAAAATAGAGCTTTCACGTGAAAGCATTGATGAGGAAAGTGATGGATATCGACCAGAAGATAATGTCCATTACTTTAAGCAGAAGCGCATGATGCGGGCGATCGAGTCATATATAATGGAAAACGAAAGTAAGATGGGGGATAGAGAGTGGCAGATTGATGTTTTGGCCGTAGCCCTCGATTTTTCACGGGAAACGGCTATAATGAGGCATATTGAAAATGTGATTTTTGATATATAG